aacaatatcaaCTATGACCAGAGGTAACTAAAGCGGCAAATACAAAAGAATGTCACTACTTCATCCCCAAAATTGAGAACATGCAGGATGGATTCAGATTTATGGACAAGACTCAACAAACCGCCCCCCCTCCCCTTATGCTGCGTGATACACTCCAAAGGTCAAAGTCACAGGAATGCTTCAAGGACGGACACTAAAGCCAACACCTTGTCTTTCACTCGTACTAAGTTGGGAGCTGAAGTTTGTGCTTAGATTTGTCAATCATTACAGTACATACTTAATTGGTAGTGCTAATgcgaaataataataacaataataatagtaataataataataaatactgccatttcatttatttaaatctcATGTGCAGCAGACTAAGAATGTTGACATACTTTTAACTCCTTGTGTGTGCAGTACAATATCCTTTAGGTGAGACTTTGAAGTCGACTTGGTGTGCCGTTTATGCATCAAATAAGTGCACTTAGGTTCATGTAGAGGTTTGTAGGGTTCATATATATGCTGTGCAGCCACCGAGAACGGCACCCAGGGGTGACCTTGCCTACTGATCTCGAACCGGTGAAAGGTTAATTGCCAAAAGTGGATTACGCCTTCAGATCAGTGATGTCAATCCTAGACCAGCAGGCTTGGTTACATTCAGAGGTCAGTGTGCTGAGACAGGAGGTCCGTTAACTTGGAAAATTCTGTAAAGTAAGCACCCCCTCAATCTGTTGGAGAAGCTGGCAGTGCATGTAGAACGTGGCCCCATGCATCTTTTTCGCCTtaatctgaattaaattgatatTTTGTCCTAGTCACAGTACATCCTGTTTAAATATTGTATCAATGACATCAGGGCTTGGTTATAAAACTTTAAGGCTTTTAATGACGTCTAGAAGTTGTGCTTTAGTGCACGGGCACAAGAGGCGTCTGCAGTAAATTATacacgaaaaaaaacaactaaatgatCAATTCCCCAGCGGCTAGTGCCCCCTACCCCCAATAACGTGACCACACCAACTTCACTCTGCCCAGCGTGCATACAAATCAGGCTACCGTGGAATAAAAATGACAGCACATGCCACAACTAAGCAAAAATCACAAACAATATCGATTCTTGCCGTTTATTCTGATACTTACCAGGAAGAACAGAAAGCGGGTTTTATATCTGGGTCCAGGCAGGTTTTGGGACGAGCAAGTCCGCCGTCTCAATGAGCGGCTCGGCGGCGCCGTTGAAGGAATATCGTGCTTGTCACACCTGACTGTGACTTGACCGAGGAATTTTGGATGTCAGCGACCGGCGACACGATCTTCTTCGCCTGTTCGTTACCAGACTGGTCTTAAAAATCCTCGTCTCCGACTCCCACAGCTGAAGCCGTCTTTACACAGTGCGCTTGAAAATAAGGAAATACTGCATCCTGTTATGTcaagttcaaaataaaatcgaaTGGACGCTTGTCGCTAAACGTTTTAGTTTCCTCAGATTGGCAATGTCCACCTTggaaatgtaatatttaaatattaatttatattGTACATACATTCGTATTAAATAGCGATTAATACAACTACAATTGCAACGCggtggctttttatttcgatgaATGTAACATCAACTTCCGGcgttactgttttgttttcactaaCTTGGTCTACAGTGACGTCAGACCCTGTCCCGTGCCTCGGCTCCCGGTTACGTCCGTGCGTACGTATCATCCGCTAGCGTCATCGACTTCATAACGAGGCCAGGCAACTCCTGCAGGAAATTTTATAGgaagtaaaaaatacatttaagacAGCGAGGTACTTTCAGATTCGAACTTTTAATTAACcagcacaatataataatgcAAAATATGTGCACTTCCTGATTATGACACATTACTCACTGGCTAACGTacgcttttttatttatggaaactAGTCGGTCACTGGCAAAAATGAGAATACTGTAGTGTTTGCATTGCAAGTACAGTATATCACTCGTCGTATCAATTAGTAGGCTATGCTGTGTCAAGAACCGAAACAGATAATGGCACTATTGTCCATGTtatgaataaaacaaagaaaaactaaaaaaaaaagaaatcgtaTCTGGAATGAAAAAGACGACCCAGGGTCATGTATTGATTGTTTGTATTTAGCATATAGCGTGTTACTAAATACTTAACCCCCGCCCCCCCGTTCTTTAAATAGTTGCGTCAAAAGGTGCGCCTCGTTGTGGTCACGCGTGAAATGGGCTGCGGGTGCAGGATGGACGCAGCGCGCGCACGCAGAGAGGGGAAAACTGACGGCGGTGTCACTGCGACCTTGAAGCAAGGTCATCGAGTCTCTACTGCAGACACTGCAATTCTGCGGGACTGCATCGTGCTGGTGCAGTACGTGTGCATTCTTCAACCCGGCAAAACCGGTCCTGCAAAATGACTTGAAAATCTGCTGATAATGTAACAATTTCATTGACTACATCATACAAGATATCTTGTCACGATGAAGAGTTTGAACTATACCGCATGTGAATGCCAGCTGGGGTCCGTGTTGGTGCCTCTTACAAGGAGGTCCTGACCTTAGACAGGTGTCAGCTGATAGACTACATAAATACCAAGACGCCATTGTACAGGAAAAGCACATTACTGCATCAATGAGTCATAATAGCAGCAGCTAATATACATTTGATGAGCGTATACAAATTATTTGCTTTAAGTGTTTTTAAGGTGTAGGCGACAAGTAAACGAGAACATGAGAAGATAAGGCTCAGTCTTCTTCAATTATTAAACGTTAGCTGCCGACTAGAATGCATTTACACGAGCTAACATGTCAGTTCAGTGTAATAACCCACACTGCTATGTCATATACATTTGGAGTTGATCTTGATTCGCGTTTATTCATTTCAAAATATCCACACGCAGTAGCCAAGTTAACAGCAGATTATCTCTGCTTAACTgaggatttatttaaaaaaataataatacacgcATGACGACAGCCTATTTTCTTAACAAACTGCAGGTCAAAAGAAGCGGACTACAACAGACGAGTCAGTTTTCTCCCTCTGGTGGTGGCGGCGGGCAGCGGCGCTCGTGATCGTGGCATTCGTTtggcgcgtgcgtgtgcgcgtgcgcgcgcttGTCCTCCAGTAAAAGGTCACCCACTGCCAGCGCACATCATCACACAGCCTGCTGACTTCCTGATCGCCATGCCAGAAGGCTGCCTGTCATCTTTATACATGCTACAGTAAACTGTCCCATTTGCTCAgggaaaaaaggggggggggggtcattatCTGCATACTTCTTATTAAGCAAGCAACATGGCAACAAATAACGGAGATTCATTGATGTGCATTTGTGACCTACATTTGGTGTGATGTACACGATTGCTTTCATAGATCATTTTCAAGGAGGGATGGGTGAACATTTATGCGTTTTATGATCGGGATGTacaaatgagaagaatagaaaactgtaattaatttcatgcattatTTAATTTCATACATTATTAAAGGAAAATGGCTATATTGCATGATAATGGtaatgataagggcaatatcgtgataccgtgatattaaaactgccacattatcgttgtcgtcatgttcacaatatataaaaggaacacatctgttaaaaaaaaaaaaaaaaaaaagtcaggttgatttccattttctagcaccctctagtggctagtttattagtgcaatttcattttcattagggatgttttggccttctatgtttcaaatgtatgctaattgtaagatgaagggaacctaatttgcttgtgaagcgatcaatgtgtgctcgcattagcaagtaagtgcctcaatattgttattagagattgtaggtggtttatttgcattgctgttatgtacaaaagcacaatattgtgctctttttttttttaacaatattgtgactttttttaaatatcgccaacccccccacaatatcgtgataattatcgtatcgtcgccttcatattgtgatatcgtttCATCCCTATTGTGTACCCGTAGAGTGCAATATAATCAGACccaatattaacacattcatggccagaccagcaaaaaaaaaaaaaaaaagtatcatttgacatctttttccgtcaatggcagtgaatgagttaataataaaacaagaaagGATTCCTTTAATAAGGTTTGTATTCAGAGTGAGGACCGACACAAAATCGAAATGTTTTTTTAGTTGTGGCTGTGAAACTCTGAAATGGACATAATTTGTTGAAGCTGTGTACTTCGCTGTTGCggtttaagaaataaaaatgttcagtTAATTTGCTCAAAAggatgtttgtgttttctttacCGTGTTTTGTATATGGGGGTGAAATAAATCatttataaattaaataaatctacacctcacctcacttcctgtcattGTATCTCCAGGCAAGCAAATTATGTTTCACCTGTCTGCAATCATCATCACATGCACCTCTCGTGTATATTTAGTCTTCCATGTGCCACTTTGTCCCCACCACGTATAAGTTTGAGCAATTTATTCTTGGCTTCTAGCGTCGAGTCTGTTTGCCAAGCTCCTCTGGAATTGTCTGCTCATTTCTGAGTGCCTGACTGTCacaacctttttcttttttttttaaattaaagggcATTGTGATTGATACTGCATTGTTCTGAGTCTTTTGAGTCCACCAATGCGCGAGTGGTTCTTGTCAGTATGTGCGCTATTCCAGCCTTGCAGCTTGAGCTTAATTTGTCCTCACCATGTGTATACAATGTGGACACAAGTATTGGGACAACTAGTTGATGATCACGTTATGAGCAATCGGTATCTGCGATTTTAGCGAAACTCTGCTCTGACATGACATCTGTGGAGTGTTTTGGACAGCACGTGAGAAATTGTCACAGTCCACCAGTACATGCAGTCCAGATGACATTAATCGGCAATGTCATCATGAACTTTGTTTTCACAGTAAACAGTGTAAAACACAGTGgttgtattttattctgaaaggacATACAGTATATGGAGTGCATTAACATTGGTGCGTAAGGCCGTCATAATACAAATACTGTCTTTTGTAGTCTTTGAAAAGTTGAAACATACAACAGTAGcacttaattaaattaattaaacagTGTTGGCAGGCAAGTGTCTGAGGTCAGCAccacttttttttggtttgtcttcctgatttttatttttatttttttgatgattACATAATAAATGATTAGAAACTAATTTACAGAAACGGTTCATCCTCTCTCAgtccagcagagggcagcaATTCCTCAGACAGCAGGCAAAGGcatcatttttaacattaaggCATTCGTGCTAAAGTAAAAATCTGCAAACTTCATGCAGCCAAAGCTTGTGCAACTCTTCACTTTCATGTGCCTGTGAGTATGCAATACATGTAAACAAATTGttttggtcactttttttttttttttgtcttaatatctCTCATCattagtatggaggaccaaaactgccaaaattcgaaataaataaatgactaaataaataaatgactaaataaataaaatgtctaaaagtgaaaataaaaactgatttatttactttttttttttttaagatataattttcaaatacaatttttttagattcatttttcttttcacttttagtcatttatttatttatttagtcatttatttattttgaattttggccgttttggtcctccatacattaGTCCCACAGTGGGGGAATTGTGTCCTTTCTTGTGCTAGCAACATGGTTTCAATTCTGTTTTATACTTGAGGCGTCAGTGGTATATTTGGAACTGGGTTTAGGGTTCCGTTGTGCTCCTTCATGTCAAGACTGGGTGGTTTTTCTCTATCACTTTTGGGGCTTTCCTCTGGGACAGGCCTCCTGTGGCGCCTCCTTTTGTGAGGTTGGAGGCGTTTCGGAATTGGCGATTTGGGACCCAATTTAGTATCTAAATGTAAATTACCGCTATGAGCATCAGATGACTCGTCAATGTATGCTAGGTTCTCCCCAAAAAAGTCAAGAGGCTGAGAAAAGAGGGGATCTTTGTTTTCGTCGGGTACCTGCTCGGATTGGGTGGTCTCAGATTCAGACTCGGACTCACTGGACGACGTGTAAGATGAGTAAGACTCGGAATCGGTTTCGCTCTCATTCTGATCGTCTCCCTCGGGAGCCCCAGGAGCTGAAGCGCCGCGACGGTGTCCGCGATCACGATGGCGCCGCCTTCGCCGGCGCCGTCTAAAGGGGTCATCAATTTTTCCCGAGATCCGAAAATCCATATTCTGGATGTTTTGTGTCCAGTCAGTGGCATGGGCTCGCAGTTCCTCCATCTACGACAGGagcataaaaatcatcaatGACGGAAAGAGGCTCGAATGTTAAAAACGAACAGGAAGGAAGTAAAACCTCAGCTCTGGTCTTCTTCGAGAGAACTCGAAGCCAGTTTCCAATCATTGACAGGATGGATGCAAAGTAGGCAAGACCCAGCAAGATCCAGAACCACACCAAAGGCTTGTACCAGTGGTCACTGCCTGCCAGGCCGGAGTCCCCTTTAAGAAGAGTATCAGCAGGTTAAGTCAACGCTTGCATCCGACCTTGACTTCCACGAAGCGTGAATGCAAATTTAAGACTGAAGACACCAATACAGCAGATCGGACAATCAATACTTTATCTCAGacgagaaaaaatatatatatatgaataatttACAGGGCTAAATCAACGGTCACTAAGCAAAGTGAAATGAATGCATCCATATTTATAGTTGACTTGTGAAAATTTTACCAGCCCATTAGCATCAGATCAATATATGAAAGGGAGGGAGAGAGCGCGAGAGAAAGCGAGcgagcgactttttttttttttttttttaaacaacaatatGTTGTAGATAGCCCCATAAGTCTAAACACTGATCCACTCAACTTTTTTCccttctcagggggcggccattttgtcacatgtcatctgaaaatgacatcacagttgctcagggcccaGATAATGACCATTgacagctcacctattttctgtgtttggtcacgtgacactTGCAAGCCgagtcgtgattggttgttacttgagccctgagcaactgtgatgtcattttcagttgaagtggcaaaatggacgcCCCCTTAGATGGATAAACACGGGTGGATATAtaaataccgtgtttagactagtggggctacatagaacatacTGTAATgccaatttttgggttgacttcctctttaattatttttgaagCTTCATAAACCACTTGCAATATTTTCTTACTCCTCTAAATGATGCTCTAGATAAAAGGTTCATGTGATGAAAATTGATTCAATTTCCACTGCAGAAGCACCAGCAAGCGTATTAAAACAAAACCGCAagtggttcatgaagcttcactGAGGTTCTGTCACAACACAGCAGATTGAGATCATGAAATCCCGGATTATTTACAGGTCCCACAAAGTGTGAATGCCCCCGTTGTAGTTTACCTGCCACATAGTCCCCAAACCCCACCGTTGTCAAGGTGATGACGACAAAGTACGCAGACTCCAGCAGGGTCCAACCTTCCACCTTTTGGAAAACCAGAATTGGCACTGCGACAAACAGCAGGCAGCCCAACAGGATGGACAAGATGGCAGAAATCACTCGCACAATGGTTTGACTGATGCGCCATTTCTGTCAGCAAAGAAACCACAGCGCAGCGGCTCAAACAAAACCAACACGCAAGTCGCGAGTGACGTTCCGTTCCGGCTCTGACCAGGAAGAGTTTCTCGATTTTGGCAACGGTTTTCCTCAACCCGGTACCCAGATGGTCTCCAACACCAGCAAGAAGGATACCAAAGAACGGAATTCCAACCAAGGCGTAGAAAATACAAAACAGTTGACCGCCTTCTGTCTTTGGTGAGATGTTTCCAAAACCTGCATATGTAAAAGTCAAAATACTGTAAATCTATATGTCGCCATGTAGGACATATCGAGCAGTTTTTCAGTAGCATACCCACCAATAGTCGTAATGACTGTtccagagaaaaaaaaggcactaGCCAGGTTCCACTGGCTGACAAAGGTGGCGTTCGTGCTCGGATCCACACCTGCACCGATTGCCTCCGCCACCTCCTGGTATGGAATTGTGGGAGAATTTAGCGCACTGGACGTTACAACTCCGCAACATTATTCCATCACAGACAACCATGTTTCTATTAAttgacactaaaaaaaaaaaaaatgacggcaTCATTTTGAGTAAATggagctgctgctgctcacaaaaataatcacattgcCTCTCCTCAGTACTATTTTCCTTCGAAGAATGACTTGCATtatgcgcgtatgtaaatggaCATGTAATGCATGATGCCGCAAGCCAGTGTGGTGTAGCCACAATGACTTGGACTTCTTTTGGTCACTTTTGCATTGCTGAATACAACCAAGAACTTTGTTGGCTCTGAAGGATCAGGAGCGCTGAATACTAGATTGGTGCAATCAGGGTgtgtcattttatttcattgataAGTTGtcagccttttatttttggttgatTGGTTCATTATCCATTTGGAAAACCCACTTAAACTtacttttttgacaataatatgtcatatgtgacctcagtattctaaacatgacattctgattaatattacattgtttGGAATAAGtggtatgaagcaaaatccagacgtttTTTTATCCacatcagggggcggccattttgaagatgacatcactgttactCAGGGCtcgggcaacgaccaatcacagctcatctgtgtTCTCaagctgatctgtgattggttgttgcctaagacctgagcaactgtgatgtcattttcagtcgacagcaagtggcaaaatggccgccttctgatattgacaaaaacgcaatattaactatAATACTGTATTTCAGggttgtcaaacatacggcccgggggccggatcaggacCACAAAGGggcccgcaagatgattttgtaaagttaaaaaaaaaaatatatatatatatatatatataaaataaaataaaaagcaatgcaacttgtacacggaatcgtcctggatgtcattattttgcacacaacttaaagttacggtttgtttatttatttatttattttttaaatcatagactgaCATAAacttgttaaatatgacacaaattcaattgctgctaacacaaatacatatgacaagaaTTAGCATCCTTATAACGCCATTAActgcacacaatgcattctgggaacaatatatatgcaaaacaggtagatctAACACATCCGGAattcatacaggcaaagtgccGCCGcgtccatttgcattcgtggttttttttttgggaagaatttaattacagttgagctccgtaatttagggctggcctaaAATGGCGAAACTGTGCATATAattgaaaattgtttttaagttatataccataattttaccgatccggcccacttggtaatatattttcctccatgcggcccctgagctaacgtgagtttgacacccctgctgtatttagactagtatataataatatatatataagaaaacATAATGTGAGAAGATCTGCACTACCTCAATGAGCGCTTGCAGGTTCTCAGGGCCAACACATGTGAAGTTGATGAGGAATTCCTGACACGTCCTCTGCAGCTGCGTATGCCTTCCTTCCTCCAGCGGCGCCTCCAAAGCCCGGAACACGACGGCACCCAGCACCAAGTAGAGCAGCACCCCTGTAAGGATGGCAAGCAGGGTGGAGCAGCGCATGGCCGCGCTTCCTGTCACGTCAAACGCGGGCGCCGGTTTCCCTATGCCGGGGTCTGTGTTGTTGTGGCCCGGATCCCAGCTGCTGCAGCTGAAACAAAAGACGTGAAATCATCAGTCAAACGTCTGACGTGCTGCTCAAATGAACAACCAGATGTGATCAATAGCAAACAAAGACGGGTTGCTGTTGTCGCCATTCAAACCTGTTATGGCGACCACGCCTTCTCCTTTTCCAGTCTTTCTTTTCACCAGGCCTAAGGATGGATTCCCGCGATCCGTAACCACTGGGGAGCCCATCCACATCACACTCTGTTGGAGGGGACACTACACACAGGCAAAAGGGATTTTGAATGAGAGACACACTTTGGACGCcatttttaatacattaaaaatacagacGCTCGAGATCTACTGTACGTTTTGGATTGCGGGGGGACAAAACATTCAAACACACAGAATGTGCAAAGCACTCAtccactgaaaactaattaaaaaaaaatatttaaaaaaacaattgctaAACAACTACCGACACTGACAATCCAAATTCAGCATATAAAATCTTAAgcaggaagtcaacccaaaatttttctttacaatacgTTTAATGTGGCCCCACTAGtcgaaacacggcattctgattaatattgcatttcatACAGCAACAAATTCCactcgtttttatccatctccaggggcggccattttgtcaaattactgttgactgaagatgacatcacagtgaccCAGGCAGTGTTGCCAATTCCccaataagtatttttttttttttgtattttaatgtaatAGACATTGTAGGAGAGAGGAATAATGTTGTAGGAgcgacaaagtaaaaaaaacaaaaaaaaaacacccaaaataTGTTCAGAATTTCAAATGAACTCATAACTTACATGCTTAGTATACCAGGAAAAAGTAGCTAGATTTGTCGCTAGTTTCTtcttagagagagagagaaaaaaaaaagttgccaagTTGGCAACACTGGGCTCAATGtctcagctgagctgtgattggttggtacctgagccactgtgatgtcgtcttcagtcgacagcaagtgacaaaatggccgactcctgagatggatttaaaaagggtagattttgctgcttaattcaaattccacaaacgcattttttaaatcagaataccatgttttgACTAATTGTGCTGCAgacaacatattgtcaagaaaaaattGGAGCCGACATCCGCTTTAGCATCTTTTGTCATTTGACTTTGCATTACACAATAGTGAGATCAACAGACTTTAGTACATAGTAGTTAATGAAATTAagtaaaactattaaaaatgaACCGCCTTTTTGTTGTGAAGCTTGCCTTGAACCATGATATTTACAAAGTTGAGTATGCATATATGTTTCAAACAAGAATTAAATCCTATCCTGAACATCTTTGATGCTCTTTAGCCTGTAGCTCTCTTagcatcaataaaataaatggaacacctaaaaaaaaaaaaaaagttatcacaCTCCTCACACTGCCACAGAGCTTTATGACATGTCATCGGCGAACATTCTTGCAGACGGCGTAGaacattcaaatatttttgacaGCAGCAAATATGTGAATACAGCCGGTGACATAATGAGATTAAACTCCAGCCGACAAAGGAAATTACAATGAGGCTCGTATTGTGTGCCAGCAGCACTGCAGATGCTGCTGATGCAGCTGCATGCAAGCCACGGCTATAATAACCCTCTTTTAACACTTGACGGGGTCCACAACGTGCTCAGTACACTACTTCCAGTGCACCTACCTTCAAAATGAAGAATAATAAGCCAGAGTTGCAGTCGCCTCATGCAGCAGTGAAGTGATGAGTTGAGGCGGGCACATATTGGGTGGGTGCCTGCGCAgactgcgtgtgcgcgtgtatgtgtgtgtgtgtgtgtgtgaacgtGCGCGAGGAGGCAGGCTGTTGCTGAACACGCAAGGGAGGAGAAAATACTCAATCAAGCTGACATTATGAGGGTGATGAGAGAGTAAGAGGGTGAACggaaagagggggaaaaaatgtgagcATCGCATCATGTGGTCACATACGGTCAATACGGTATTTGTGTGGGATCGATGCAGAGATTCATTGAGGTCTGGTCCGTGCCGACTGGGGAGCAAGCTCAGCCTCCCGGTCTCAATAGCCTCACGTACTGCTTGACAGAAGTGCTGGAGTCATGATTACAATTTACAATTTGTAGATAAATACACTTTTTACAATACATACTTGCCTACAAAGGATGCTGTGTAGTTTAGGGATGGGCAACATTATGAAAATGCCTCCCCCACATCTGATccgttttaagttgtaatgtcaccattcaccaccagatggcagaCATCACTCAGTAGCTCTTCCATCTGATTACAGAAGAAGAACTAACATCCGTTTCGCAAGCTTAAATTTAACATGGCAGTTAATTCAACGAACCATCAGTAACAGAAACACACTTAAACGATAATTATTAATGACcttgtgaggggaaaaaaaaaaaagttcagcatGCATGCCGCGTTGTATCCTTGGAATCAAAGAGCGGACAAAAAGAACTAAAGTACATGAACAAAAGCggatggttttttttctttacaagagTGCATTAAGTTGTCCATTCCAGgtatctactactactactactactatttctATGACcaattcttcttctactactactactactatttctACTaccaattcttcttcttctactactactactaccaattcttcttcttctactactactactaccaattcttcttctactactactaccaatactactactactgctgctactactactactactaccacccgCAGCCACCTATTTCTTTACAAACAATAGTTGGCTCTTTCCAAAGCTATTCACATTGGCCTAGCACTTGCTTGTAAGAAGAAAAGggcgacgacaacaacaacaacatggtcTCTTTGGTAGTTTGGACCGTTTATGTACCTTTTCTAACCACAAAAACAACTTATTTGTACCTAGGTGTTCAAATATGAACTTGTAGGGTACAATATCTTTGTCATCTTAAAATCGTCATTGTCTTTAGATTCTAGAGACGCATCACTTGATTTGTTACCTAGCGGTCCAGTACGTTCCACCACTACTTCATGACCACAAATTTGTCATTTGTGTACACATGATAGCTACTTTGTGGCCACACATGAGCATTGTATCTATATTGGGACCACAATTAAATCTTCCCCATGTCAAATATAGGTGTCCGTAAACATCTCCTGTGCCAGCGCAGAGCGAGCAGGAATGCCCCAAGTCACTCGCATCACAAACAAAGACCAaatgaggaagaagaaaaaaaaaaaagctaaatagtACTAATTACAGCAATTATTTCAATGAATAAATGAGATTAaatatttttgcagtaaatGTTGACCTACAAACTATAACCACATTGTCGATTGAAAACCTCTCAGGCGGCATTAGTCCAATGTGAGGTTTACAGTCACTTATAAAAGCAAAATTGTATTTAGGATGTCAAAGCTATCGCTCTTATTGTGAAAATGAATTGGCGATAAAAAGCTCATAAACGCGATAACATATTGTACATATAGACATGACGCAAAAAAAATAGCTGCAAATGTTTTCCGAGTACAGCACTGCAGttgtaaaatgttatttattgacGAACTCCATCCTGCCGCTGTACTTAGTTTCAATTGgatttatttcatgcactcaaCAGATCAAGTGcaagacaaatacatttatcTCCCCGAGTTCAGTCTGCATTTGAGTGACCGTCTCTACATTTTCTCACAAAGACTGAGCACAGTCCATATGCAGTGAAAGAGCTAAGGAAAGTTGACTAAATACAATGTAGAAAATTAGATTAATACAAATTGTGGTAATGCTGCAGGAAAAAGAGATCCTATACACTGTTTTGCAAAGATCCATTTTCACGGTCATAAATTAATATTTGTCAATTAGAACAAAGAGAAAGACATCAAacattattggaaaaaaaaaatccttacttgtTAATGTATTAGCTTCAGCGCCACACACTTGTGCTTAAAGTCCATCCAGTGA
The Festucalex cinctus isolate MCC-2025b chromosome 18, RoL_Fcin_1.0, whole genome shotgun sequence genome window above contains:
- the kcnk4b gene encoding potassium channel subfamily K member 4 isoform X2, translating into MSPPTECDVDGLPSGYGSRESILRPGEKKDWKRRRRGRHNSCSSWDPGHNNTDPGIGKPAPAFDVTGSAAMRCSTLLAILTGVLLYLVLGAVVFRALEAPLEEGRHTQLQRTCQEFLINFTCVGPENLQALIEEVAEAIGAGVDPSTNATFVSQWNLASAFFFSGTVITTIGFGNISPKTEGGQLFCIFYALVGIPFFGILLAGVGDHLGTGLRKTVAKIEKLFLKWRISQTIVRVISAILSILLGCLLFVAVPILVFQKVEGWTLLESAYFVVITLTTVGFGDYVAGDSGLAGSDHWYKPLVWFWILLGLAYFASILSMIGNWLRVLSKKTRAEMEELRAHATDWTQNIQNMDFRISGKIDDPFRRRRRRRRHRDRGHRRGASAPGAPEGDDQNESETDSESYSSYTSSSESESESETTQSEQVPDENKDPLFSQPLDFFGENLAYIDESSDAHSGNLHLDTKLGPKSPIPKRLQPHKRRRHRRPVPEESPKSDREKPPSLDMKEHNGTLNPVPNIPLTPQV